The sequence CTTCAGTCTACATCCACATATAGTGGGGGAAAATGCCGAAGTCAAATTCTTGACATCACAAGTTACCAAAATATCAAGAAACTCAAGAGAAAGCAGATAAAAAGATTCTAGAAATTGGGAGGGACAGGGATCTTTGTAAGGAAATCACAGAAGCACATCGACTCGCAGCCAAGAAAAAACGAGGAAAATAAAGGGGATTAATCGGAATAAATTATTCCGCTTCGGAGTTATTTGGTATAGATTAACTCGAATTCGGAGAGAAGCACCAAAAAGAACACCAACCAATTTTGTAATTTGTGAGGAAAcgtaaaaaaatcatgatttttcgtaCCCTGGCGTGAATGAACTCCTCGACGCGGCCGTTGGGAAAGCGGCCAAGGAGGAGCGGCCCCTGTCCGTGCCTGGACAGGCACTCGAACGTCCGGATCTCTTCCTCGCGGTCGAAGAACACGTCCACTCCTTCGCCGTAGATGCGGACCAGCACCGTATGGGGTCGTTTCCCGGCAGCCGTGGCGCAGGTTGGCCAGTTGACCTGGTAGACCTCATTGGTCAGGGCTCCCTTGAGGGGCACCACCTCGAGCGCCATGGAGTCGGCCACGTCGCACCAGCTGGAGGCCAGCCGCTGCAAGATCCCCCTCGCCTCCTCGGGAATCCTCCTCTCCACCTCCTCGGGAATCCTTCCTTCCACCTCCTCCATCCCCCCACAGATGCCATCCCCAACCACAATCCCCACCATCTAGTGCTTCTTTTTCTCCTTctggcttcttcttccttcttccgacGCTCTGAGAAAGCTTGAGAGAAATCAACGAGAAGATTCCGATACAGATTCTTGCCGGATTCAGGAAGATTCACCGACCACCACCACCTAAAAAAGGAAGCAAGGAAGGAAGGAATCAAGAAAAGAGGATCACACGTTGCTGTTGACGGAAGACGATCAAGCCAATGGCGGTCCGGAGGAGGGGAAGATGAGGAGTCGACCCGCAGACGCCGAGGTTGGTGGGAACGGGGCCGCGCTAAGTACTGGCTTCGAAGCGCAGCACGGAGAGGTATATAAAAGCAAGACCGGCACGAGGTGGGCGACCCAACGGCCAGCCTTCACTCGCCATCGGACGGTCCAAGCAGCGACACGATGGAAGGACCTTTCGACGATGGCGACGTGGGGACACGCGTCTGACAGGTCGACCGATGCCTGTTGCATCGGACGGTCGTCATCCGTCCCGCTCTCTTGAATCGCGTACTTCAAAACAAACGGACCATTTCCCGTATTCCGACCACCCGCCACGATGAGACGCCTTCCATTACTGTCCACGCATTCAAAGCGAGACGGACGCTGTTTTTAATTGGACAACGACGTCCTGGGTCGCATGGGCCCTCAAGGTGAGGTCACCCCTGCTGCATCCGCGGGTCCCACGTGCCCTGAGAGGGGTAAGTAGGTGTTGCTTCTTAACTCGGGTAGATTATACGGACACATTTAATTGCATTATATACATATACGCATTCTCCACATAGCAAAATGTTCTATACAGGACATGCACACTGAGGGAGCAGATGGGTTGGTGGATGGTGACCGGACACTTAGGAaacgggagaagaagaagaagacatcaaaTCTGATAGCAATCTGCTTTTGTAAACCAAGTCAACCATGAGAGCAGCTCGCGGAAAGCTTATCCATGTACGTGGCGTCAAAGATAAAAGAAGTCGGCACAGTAGAGGTCTTGTTTCCTCGTTTCAGGAAGAGAAACACTGAGATCAAACTTAGTTTAGTAGTATTTTTCCAATTACTTCGAAGAATTGGCGTGGTGTCTAAATCACAGACGGAAGACTTTTGACTAAGGAGGCCAGTTCTACAGTTCTTGTGCTCCAGCATGTCAAACATATCGCAGAGAAAAGTGTCTACGAAAACGATAGCTGATGTTGATGATGAAAGAAAGGTACGTATTTCTATTGCACGATAAGATTCGTTTGTTCACATGAAATGGATAGGCATATAAAATATCACATTGTACTCGGGAACTCCAGAAAAATCTCTCAGCGCTATATCTGTAAAGATAAATCAATCGTCACATTGCTGAAGGTTCTATGCAGATAAATACTGGCAAAAGGTGGACTGTAAGTCTCAGAACATTTGTGCTTGCGGAtttcatgatgatgatgaaggtTGTTTTGATGAATAGAATCACTGGTTATATATGCCTGCGTGATCAGCATAAGGAGTAAGGGAGGGAGGTCTGAGGGCACTCGACTACTTTGGTTCGATACTCTTCCACTGGGAGTCTTTTGTTGGCTCAAGAGCGACGTTATATTCTTTATCAGAAAGGAAAAGAGCTTCATTCTT comes from Musa acuminata AAA Group cultivar baxijiao chromosome BXJ3-3, Cavendish_Baxijiao_AAA, whole genome shotgun sequence and encodes:
- the LOC135633294 gene encoding probable choline kinase 2 isoform X2; amino-acid sequence: MVGIVVGDGICGGMEEVEGRIPEEVERRIPEEARGILQRLASSWCDVADSMALEVVPLKGALTNEVYQVNWPTCATAAGKRPHTVLVRIYGEGVDVFFDREEEIRTFECLSRHGQGPLLLGRFPNGRVEEFIHARTLSAVDLRDPEISGLIASKLREFHDLDMPGHRTVLLWGRLRCWLKVAKSFYPAEEIEEFCLDALEEEIMTLENELSEEDQRIGFCHNDLQYGNIMIDEETRVVTIIPVTVVPFSANNSSPGHCFQHIGL